In the Maribacter sp. MJ134 genome, one interval contains:
- a CDS encoding cold-shock protein, protein MAKSQQTFNKTEKEKKRLKKREEKRKKMLARKAEAKENGTSGIPLAYVDFNGNLVDTPPDPSMKVEIEAEDIVLGIPKKVPGEEEAFDPIRKGKVSFFDSSKGFGFIIDAENNEKYFVHVSGLIDEIIENDNVSYELEKGMKGMNAVRVKKI, encoded by the coding sequence ATGGCAAAATCGCAACAGACATTTAATAAAACTGAAAAAGAAAAGAAGCGTTTAAAAAAACGTGAAGAAAAGAGGAAGAAAATGCTTGCTCGGAAAGCAGAAGCTAAGGAGAACGGTACTTCAGGTATTCCTTTGGCTTATGTAGACTTTAACGGAAATTTAGTGGATACACCGCCAGATCCTTCGATGAAAGTGGAAATAGAGGCGGAAGATATCGTCTTAGGTATTCCTAAGAAGGTTCCGGGAGAAGAGGAAGCTTTTGACCCTATTAGAAAAGGAAAGGTCTCTTTCTTCGATTCTTCAAAAGGATTCGGTTTTATAATTGACGCTGAGAACAACGAGAAGTACTTTGTTCATGTAAGTGGTCTTATCGATGAAATCATTGAGAACGACAATGTTTCTTACGAGCTAGAAAAAGGGATGAAAGGCATGAACGCTGTTCGTGTCAAAAAAATCTAA
- a CDS encoding pseudouridine synthase — protein MSESSHFKLYKPFGMLSQLTSGEKRQVRKKKFLGELYDFSPGIMPIGRLDEKSEGLLLMTTDGRLSNHINKANIEKEYYAQLDGVITRAALIQLRKGVIIGLFGKNYTTKPCQVAKLQGLPILPPADSKLRIGVHRPTSWISITLTEGKFRQVRKMTAAVGFPTVRLVRVRIGTIGIGDMSIGDVLPTTLDF, from the coding sequence ATGAGCGAGTCCAGTCATTTCAAATTGTATAAACCATTTGGAATGTTAAGTCAGTTAACTTCCGGTGAGAAGCGACAGGTTAGAAAGAAAAAGTTCCTTGGAGAACTCTATGATTTTTCTCCGGGAATAATGCCAATTGGTCGTTTGGATGAAAAGTCTGAAGGATTACTGTTAATGACTACGGATGGAAGATTAAGTAATCATATTAACAAGGCGAACATAGAAAAGGAATATTACGCACAATTGGATGGTGTTATAACAAGAGCAGCACTAATTCAGCTCCGTAAAGGGGTCATTATTGGCTTATTTGGAAAAAACTACACCACCAAGCCTTGCCAAGTTGCTAAATTACAAGGGCTTCCCATCTTGCCTCCGGCAGATTCCAAGTTGCGTATTGGAGTGCACAGACCAACTTCATGGATTAGCATTACGCTTACCGAAGGTAAATTTAGACAAGTTCGAAAAATGACCGCAGCTGTGGGATTCCCTACGGTAAGACTTGTTAGGGTACGCATCGGAACCATAGGAATTGGAGATATGAGTATAGGAGATGTGCTTCCTACAACCTTGGATTTTTAG
- a CDS encoding EamA family transporter encodes MREAKRNTGLVILAFFAIYVIWGSTYLLNKIAVTELPAFMLAGMRFVVAGLLIFIIAKILGFPLRITKKQFINTIKAGFLFLTFGNGVVVWALQFVDSGFAALEVSAQPLVVLLLMRLLQGKRIQPMSIVGVLLGIVGIYLLVSQKQIITKDGAVLGMMLIFACMLSWAYGSLFVGKADLPANYFVNTGYQMVTGGISMFLISLLIGEQWISPAEWSLPVLWSMLLLIVFGSIVAFTAFNYLLQVVSPEKVATSSYVNPIIAMLLGWYFLNEEITTQSIIAAIVLLTGVYFINTKKKLTLFSRFSTKQVSDEKS; translated from the coding sequence TTGAGGGAAGCCAAACGTAATACGGGTTTAGTTATATTGGCCTTCTTCGCTATCTATGTTATTTGGGGTTCCACCTATCTATTAAACAAAATTGCAGTAACGGAGTTACCTGCGTTCATGTTAGCAGGTATGCGCTTTGTTGTAGCCGGGTTATTGATTTTTATAATCGCCAAAATCCTAGGTTTTCCCTTAAGGATTACAAAGAAGCAATTTATAAACACCATCAAGGCAGGATTCTTGTTCCTGACCTTTGGTAATGGAGTCGTTGTTTGGGCCCTACAGTTTGTGGATAGTGGCTTTGCCGCTTTGGAGGTTTCCGCTCAGCCTTTGGTAGTATTACTTTTAATGCGCTTACTACAAGGTAAAAGAATTCAACCCATGTCTATTGTAGGCGTCCTATTGGGTATTGTAGGCATCTATCTCTTAGTAAGTCAAAAACAGATTATAACCAAGGATGGTGCGGTTTTGGGCATGATGCTCATCTTCGCATGCATGTTGAGTTGGGCCTATGGTAGCCTGTTCGTAGGTAAGGCCGATTTACCGGCGAACTATTTTGTAAACACCGGTTATCAAATGGTTACCGGCGGCATTTCTATGTTTCTAATAAGTTTGCTAATTGGGGAACAATGGATTTCTCCTGCGGAATGGAGCCTTCCGGTGCTCTGGTCCATGCTTTTACTTATTGTTTTTGGAAGTATCGTAGCCTTTACGGCCTTTAATTATTTATTACAGGTGGTTTCTCCTGAAAAAGTGGCCACCTCGTCATACGTAAATCCAATTATAGCAATGCTATTGGGGTGGTACTTCCTAAATGAAGAAATTACAACGCAGTCCATAATCGCAGCGATAGTTTTATTAACGGGAGTTTATTTTATCAATACCAAAAAGAAGCTTACCCTATTTTCCCGTTTTTCTACAAAACAAGTTTCGGACGAAAAATCATAA